A genomic region of Micromonospora sp. NBRC 110009 contains the following coding sequences:
- the drmD gene encoding DISARM system SNF2-like helicase DrmD: MTTAKKPTIGDLVAVRGQRWVVSDVQDGEHSSLVSLQSVEDGRYGHTLDVIWEVEPGRQVLPSGSLPNVADGKFDSPQRLAAFLDAVRWSAVTSADVKTLQAPFRSGVAIEDYQLEPVARAVDAPRVNLLLADDVGLGKTIEAGLVAQELLLRHRARRIMIVCPAGLTLKWQDEMAEKFGLDFTIIDSERCAAVRRSHGSAANPFEVYPLSIVSLPWLRGQKAQRLLDEVLPANGPTYPRTFDLLILDEAHHVAPAAPKQVYAVDSQQTKLIRRLAPHFTHRLFLSATPHNGYQASFTALLEILDNQRFARGVKADQAAVKDTVVRRLKRDIENPDGTPRFAERNASAIPVAYPEDERQIHALLTQFAELRRKRLNSQRGRKATDLVTLLLKKRLFSSPAAFAHTVRVYLETLASKKGLPSLTAGDDVPEWMDEFMDDLATYDDEQLAEAEDDALNRVRPMQPDPTSDETALLEKMLDWAEAKEAQPDAKARELINYLTAVCKPDGRHWTNERVVVFTEYRDTQQWLADLLRQEGLGGEGLALLHGGTPTDEREQIRLAFQAHPTERPVRILVATDAASEGIDLQNHCHRLVNYDIPFNPNKLEQRIGRIDRYGQKVNPEIQHFVGTGFGKPVDSFEADLEFLSRVATKVARMEEDLGSVNAVLSDAVQRRMLGEQVGVDIDSGKGKTGGSLPTESNVREQVRRLRADLDKTVEELGITPPAVKRVVDTALELARQQPLKRHTDDKHLLGGLYAVPPLTGSWQRASAGLTAKLQDDDEPPRQLPVTFDPQVAKGDRDGIVLAHLNHPLVAMSTRLLRAGVSNPDIGLHRVTAVVSDDSTLEDVLVGAYSRFVLVGADGVRLHEEVLYAGGWAPEQGRFRRLENLGSLGGILDRALTTGTPASPIVHDRLAERWTRISDGLVAAIEWRTKTRQEALARKLLQRQHAEEERIKHNLDQFAATLQNALEVPEAPEQGAEGQTSFFSRGELEAMSKSKEELAQYRKDRESWRERLAALKAERDRELAAVAARYRDPKDHSFPVAVVFVVPKREATR, from the coding sequence AGCCGACGATCGGCGACCTGGTCGCGGTACGCGGCCAGCGATGGGTGGTCAGTGACGTCCAGGACGGCGAGCACAGCAGCCTGGTCAGCCTGCAGAGCGTCGAGGACGGCCGCTACGGCCACACCCTCGACGTCATTTGGGAGGTCGAGCCGGGCCGGCAGGTGCTGCCCAGCGGCTCGCTGCCGAACGTGGCAGACGGCAAGTTCGACTCCCCGCAGCGGCTGGCCGCCTTCCTCGACGCGGTCCGCTGGTCGGCCGTTACTTCCGCCGACGTGAAGACGCTGCAGGCACCGTTCCGCTCCGGCGTCGCGATCGAGGACTACCAGCTCGAGCCGGTCGCCCGCGCGGTCGACGCGCCCCGCGTCAACCTGCTGCTCGCCGACGACGTCGGCCTCGGCAAGACCATCGAGGCCGGCCTCGTCGCCCAGGAGCTGCTGCTGCGTCACCGCGCCCGGCGCATCATGATCGTCTGCCCGGCCGGTCTGACGCTGAAGTGGCAGGACGAGATGGCCGAGAAGTTCGGCCTCGACTTCACCATCATCGACTCGGAGCGCTGCGCGGCCGTCCGCCGCAGCCACGGTTCGGCGGCGAACCCCTTCGAGGTCTACCCGCTGAGCATCGTCAGCCTGCCCTGGCTGCGCGGCCAGAAGGCGCAGCGACTGCTCGACGAGGTGCTGCCCGCCAACGGACCGACCTACCCGCGCACGTTCGACCTGCTGATCCTGGACGAGGCGCACCACGTCGCCCCGGCCGCGCCCAAGCAGGTCTACGCCGTCGACTCCCAGCAGACCAAGCTGATCCGCCGGCTCGCCCCGCACTTCACCCACCGCCTGTTCCTGTCGGCCACCCCGCACAACGGCTACCAGGCCTCCTTCACCGCCCTGCTGGAGATCCTGGACAACCAGCGGTTCGCCCGCGGCGTCAAGGCTGACCAGGCCGCGGTCAAGGACACCGTCGTACGCCGGCTGAAGCGCGACATCGAGAACCCGGACGGCACCCCGCGTTTCGCGGAGCGGAATGCCTCGGCGATCCCGGTCGCGTACCCGGAGGACGAGCGGCAGATCCACGCGCTGCTCACGCAGTTCGCCGAGCTGCGCCGCAAGCGGCTCAACTCTCAGCGCGGCCGCAAGGCCACCGACCTGGTGACCCTGCTGCTGAAGAAGCGGCTCTTCTCCAGCCCGGCCGCGTTCGCCCACACCGTCCGCGTCTACCTGGAGACCCTCGCCAGCAAGAAGGGTTTGCCCAGTCTGACAGCCGGTGACGACGTGCCGGAGTGGATGGACGAGTTCATGGACGACCTCGCCACCTACGACGACGAGCAGCTCGCCGAGGCCGAGGACGACGCCCTCAACCGGGTCCGGCCCATGCAGCCCGACCCGACCTCGGACGAGACGGCCCTGCTGGAGAAGATGCTTGACTGGGCGGAGGCCAAGGAGGCGCAGCCCGACGCCAAGGCCCGCGAGCTGATCAACTACCTGACCGCGGTCTGCAAGCCCGACGGCCGGCACTGGACCAACGAGCGCGTCGTCGTGTTCACCGAGTACCGCGACACCCAGCAGTGGCTCGCGGACCTGCTCCGGCAGGAGGGCCTCGGCGGCGAAGGGCTCGCACTCCTGCACGGCGGCACCCCGACCGACGAGCGCGAGCAGATCCGGCTCGCCTTCCAGGCCCACCCCACCGAGCGGCCGGTACGCATCCTGGTCGCCACCGACGCCGCCAGCGAGGGCATCGACCTGCAAAACCACTGCCACCGGCTGGTCAACTACGACATCCCGTTCAATCCCAACAAGCTGGAGCAGCGGATCGGCCGGATCGACCGGTACGGGCAGAAGGTCAACCCGGAGATCCAGCATTTCGTCGGCACCGGCTTCGGCAAGCCCGTCGATTCGTTCGAGGCCGACCTGGAGTTCCTGTCCCGGGTCGCCACGAAGGTCGCCCGGATGGAGGAGGACCTCGGCTCCGTCAACGCTGTCCTCTCCGACGCCGTGCAGCGCCGGATGCTCGGCGAGCAGGTCGGCGTCGACATCGACTCCGGCAAGGGCAAGACCGGTGGCAGCCTCCCGACCGAGTCCAACGTGCGCGAACAGGTCCGCCGGCTCCGCGCCGACCTGGACAAGACCGTCGAGGAGCTTGGCATCACCCCGCCGGCGGTCAAGCGGGTCGTTGACACCGCCCTGGAACTGGCCCGCCAGCAGCCACTCAAGCGGCACACCGACGACAAGCACCTGCTCGGCGGCCTCTACGCCGTGCCGCCGCTGACCGGCTCCTGGCAGCGCGCCAGCGCCGGCCTGACGGCCAAACTGCAGGATGACGACGAGCCGCCCCGCCAACTGCCGGTCACCTTCGACCCGCAGGTGGCCAAGGGGGACCGCGACGGCATCGTCCTCGCCCACCTCAACCACCCGCTGGTCGCCATGTCGACCCGGCTGCTGCGCGCCGGCGTCTCCAACCCTGACATCGGCCTGCACCGGGTCACCGCCGTGGTCAGCGACGACTCGACGCTTGAGGACGTGCTGGTCGGGGCGTACTCCCGGTTCGTGCTGGTCGGCGCGGACGGCGTCCGCCTGCACGAGGAGGTCCTCTACGCCGGCGGCTGGGCGCCCGAGCAGGGCCGCTTCCGCCGCCTGGAGAACCTCGGCAGCCTCGGCGGCATCCTCGACCGGGCGCTCACCACCGGCACGCCCGCCTCGCCAATCGTGCACGACCGGCTCGCCGAACGCTGGACCCGGATCTCCGACGGTCTGGTCGCCGCCATTGAATGGCGCACCAAGACCCGGCAGGAGGCGTTGGCACGCAAGCTTCTGCAGCGGCAACATGCCGAGGAGGAGCGGATCAAGCACAACCTCGACCAGTTCGCCGCCACGCTCCAGAACGCGCTTGAGGTGCCGGAGGCGCCCGAGCAAGGCGCCGAAGGGCAGACGTCCTTCTTTAGCAGGGGCGAGCTTGAGGCGATGAGCAAGAGCAAGGAAGAGCTGGCCCAGTACCGCAAGGACCGTGAATCCTGGAGGGAACGTTTGGCGGCACTCAAGGCCGAGCGCGACCGCGAACTCGCCGCGGTTGCCGCTCGCTACCGCGACCCGAAAGACCACAGCTTCCCGGTGGCCGTGGTCTTCGTCGTACCGAAGCGGGAGGCCACGCGATGA